CGACGCCGGCGGGCTGTACTCGTGGTGGGACTACCGGGCGGGGAACTTCCACAAGGGGATCGGCATGCGCATCGACCTCATCCTGGCCACCCGCCCTCTGGTCGACGGCCTGGGGGCCGTGCTCATCGACCGCAACGCCCGCAAGGGCCAGTCTCCGTCCGATCACGCCCCGCTGCTCGCGGACTTCGAGGTGCTCACATGACCGACCAGCCGCCCCCTGCGTCCTCCCCGCCGCCGAAGACCTCCGTCCACGACACGGTCACGCCCGAGGAGGCCCGCCGGCGCCTGACCGACGCCTGGGACGACGGCGTCGAGCACAACCTCACCCCGCGCCACCTGGAGATGCGCCGCCTGGCCGACGCCACCCGGCTCGTCATCGAGCACCTGATGTCCACGGGCGCGCCCGAGGAGGCCCTGTCGGCCGCGGCCGACGCGGTCGAGCGCATCGCCGCCGATCTCGACGAGTTCCCCCACGGCAGCATCTACGAGGGCTTCGCCGAGGCGGCGAACTCGGGGGCCAACCCGTCGATGGGCTTCTTCGACCACAGCCCACTGATCGGCAAGGCCAACCCGCTGGCGTCCCCGATCGAGGTCTCCATCGAGGGTGACATGGTGGTGGGCAAGGCCACCTTCGGCAGCGCCTACGAGGGGCCGCCCGGGTGCGTGCACGGCGGCTTCGTGGCGGCCGCGTTCGACGAGATCCTCGGCGCCGCCCAGTCCATGAGCGGCCTGCCCGCCATGACCGGCACCCTCACCATCCGCTATCGCAAGCCCACGCCGCTGCACCGAGAGCTCCGCTTCGAGGGCGAGCTGGTGGAGGTGCAGGGCCGGAAGGTCTTCGCCACCGGCCGCGTCTACGCCGGCGACACCCTGACCGCCGAGGCCGAGGGCATCTTCGTGACCATCAACTTCGACCGCTTCAAGGCCCTCATCGACGAACGCGACCAGCCCGCGGGCTGAGCCCAGCGCGACGTCCTCAGGCGTCGGCGTGCTCCGCCACGACGGCGAGGAGGGTCTCGCCGTAGCGGGTGGCCTTGACCTGGCCCACGCCGGGCAGCGAGAGCAGACCGGCGATGTCGCGGGGGCGGGCCACGGCCATCGCTTCCAGCGTCCGGTCGGGGAACACCACGTACGCCGGCACGCTGGCGGCGCGGGCCTGCTCGAGGCGCCAGGCCTTGAGGGCGTCGAAGACCTTGGCGTCGCCGGCGCTCAGGGTGGCGGGGCTCTTGGCCCCTCGGGCGCGCCGACCGGTGCCCTGCTGCGCGGCCAGGAGCTGACGCTCCTTGCGCACCTCGGTGAGGCTGTCGACGGGCTCGCGCCCGCCGGCCAGGGCGTCGAGCACCGACCGCACCTCGAGCAGGTACGGGGAGGGCTGGCGTCGCGAGCGGCGTGAGCCGAAGGTGCGCTCGGCGGCCCACGACAGGCGCAGGACGCGCTCGGCCCGGGTGAGGGCCACGTAGAACAGGCGACGCTCCTCGGCCTCGGCGTCGGGGGTCTTGGCGTGGCCGATGGGGACGAGGCCGGCCTCGACGCCCGCCACGTGGACGATGGGCCATTCCAGGCCCTTGGCGGCGTGGAAGGTGGCCACCTCGACGGCGTCGCTGCCGCCGCCGGCGTCCTCGGAGCGGGCCGCGGCGTTGAGCCACTGGACGAAGCCGGCGGCGCTGGCCGACGGGTCCAGGCCGACGTAGTCGTTGCCCAACTGCACGAGGGCGGCGAGGTTCGCCCGGCGCTGCTCCTGTTGCTCGGTTTCCTGCGGCACCTCTCGCTCGTCGCCCTCGTCCGTCGGGAGGGCGTCGCCCCCGTCGGTCTCCTCGGCGAAGCGGCCGGACACGTCGGCCTCGAGGTCGGCCAGGGCCACCGGGAAGGGCGCGCGCGACCCGCGTAGGCGCCGCAGCGCCTCCTTCACCTCGGGCTGGGCCGTGAGGGTGGCGCCGCCGCGCACCCGGTGGGGGATGCCCACCCGACCGAGGGCGTCGGCGATGAGCGCGGCCTGGGCGTTGGTGCGGGAGAGGACGGCCTGGTCCGACCACGGGCGCCCCGGGCCGTGGGTGTCGCGGACGGACCGTGCGATGCCCCGGGCCTCGTTGGCGTCGTCGGCGTACTCGACGATCGCGGGCGGCTCGCCCGGGGGCCGGTTCGGGCGCAGGGGTGCCCCGACCTCGCGCTCGGCGATCACGGCGTTGGCCACCGCCAGGATCTGCGGCGTGGACCGGTAGTTGTCCCGGAGCTCGTGGACCTCGGCTCCCGGGAAGTGGCGGGCGAACTGGTTGAGGTAGCCGGCGTCGGCGCCGTTCCAGGCGTAGATGGCCTGGCGGGGGTCGCCCACCACGCAGAGGTCGGTTCGGTCGCCGAGCCAGGCCCGCAGGAGCGCGAACTGGAGCGGGTTGACGTCCTGGAACTCGTCCACGAACAGGTGACGGAAGCGCCACCGCTGCGTGGCCGCGAACTGCGCGTCGCTGCTCAGGGCACGCTCGCAGAGGACGAGCAGGTCGTCGAAGTCCACCAGGCCCCGCTTCGCCTTGTCCTGCTCGTAGCGCTCGTAGACGGTGGCCATCTCCCGACCCGGCAGCGGGGGTCGCCGGTTGTGGTGCAGGGCCTCGTCGGCGTAGTCCTGGGGGGCGATGCGGCGGGCCTTGGCCCATTCGATCTCGCCGATGGCGTCGAGTGGGTTGACCTCGCGCTGACCCGAGCGGCGGGGGATGTTGCGGGCGACGAGGGCGAACTTCCGGTCGAGCAGGGTGGGCTCGGGCTCGCCGCGCTCGAGCCAACGGGTGCGGAGCTGAGCGAGCGCGATCCCGTGGAAGGTGCCGGCGGCGACGCCGTCGCGCAGGCCCAAGCTGCCGAGTCGGGCACGGAGTTCGCCCGCGGCCTTGCGGGTGAAGGTGAGGGCCAGCACCCGGTGGGGCTCGGCCGTGCCCGTGGCCACCCGGTGGGCGATGCGGCGGGTGAGCACCCGGGTCTTGCCCGAGCCGGCACCGGCGAGGATGCAGAGAGGGGCGGCATCGGTGGTGACGGCGGCGCGCTGGTCGGCGTTCAGCCCCTCGAGCAGCCCGTCGGCGTCCACCGGTGCACCCTACCGACCGGGTCCGACAGCGGAGCCGGGGGTGCCACCATGGGGCATGCAGTTGCCCGAGGGGCAGGCGCTCCGCGCCATCTACGACGAGTCGGGGCCCGGGTCCACGGGCCGGCGCCTCGACGTCCTGGCCGACCCCGACGGGCGCTTCGTGGTGCGCGACCCGGCCACGGGCACGGAGTCCCGGTGCGACGGCACCACCGTCTGGTCCCTCGCCGACGCATCGTCGGCGTTCGTCGGTCGGGTACCACCCGGCCCGCTCGACACCTTCGCGCTCCTGCCGCCGCTGCTCGCCGAGCTGTTGCACTCGGGCTCCGAGTACCTCAGCGCCGCCTTCGCCGACCCGGCCACCACGGACGAGGAGCTGCCCCTGGGCTGCGTGCGCATCTCGGGCTCGGACCTCTCGATCGTCTACGACCGCAGCATCGACGTGGTCCACGAGTACCGCCGCCCCGACGGGCTGCGGCGCCGCCTCACCGCGCTCGAGGTGGTGGCGGTCGGGCCCGGCGACGACGGGGCGCCGGCTCCCTGGTCGGGCCCGGCGGTGGCCCACCGCGGCGGGACGGTGACGGTGTCCACCACGGCACCGGTGGCTCGGGTCGAGGACGCACTGGCCGGCGCGTGCTTCGCCGCCCACCTCGAGCACGAGTCACCGGTCCTCACCTACTGGTTGGACGGACCGGGGGTCGACGGTGAGGGGTTGGCCCTCGATCGGTGCCTGGCGTGGGCGCAGGCCCTTGACGCCGACGTGCGCGTCTCGGTGGACCTGCTCACGGGCGAGACCGTCGACCTTCGGGGCACGACGTACGGGGACTGACCCGGGGCCGGTACCGTCCCGGTCCATGGTGGCGGTGAGCCCGGAGCGCTTCGAAGAGCTGGTGGGCGATGCCCTCGACGGCATCCCCGACGAGCTGGCCGACCTGATGGACAACGTGGCGGTGTTCGTCGAGGACCGGTCGCGCAAGCGCGGGCTCCTGGGCCTGTACCAGGGCATCCCGCTCACCGAACGGGACGCCGGCTACGGCGGGATGGTCATGCCCGACCGCATCACCATCTACCGCGAGCCCATCTGCGCGATGTGCCGCACCGAGCAGGAGGTGGTCGAGCAGGTGCGCATCACCGTCGTCCACGAGGTCGGCCACCACTTCGGCATCTCCGACCACCGCCTCCACGAGCTCGGCTACGGCTGACCGGGCACGGTTCGTCGGAAGCCGGTGACGCCGCCGCCGAGGGGTCTAGTCTCCCGCCATGGCGTACCCCAAGAACCTGTTGATCCCGGGTGAGGAGGTCGTACTCGACCTGCGCCCCCACTGGTGGTTCCTGACCCCGCGGGCGTTGCTGTCAGTGGCGGCCATCGTCGTCGGCATCGTGGTGCTCGCGCAGGGCTGGGAAGGCGCCGGCGCCAGCACCCTGAACATCATCCTGGGCGTCGCCATCCTCGTCGCGCTCGTGTGGTTCCTCCTGCGTCTGGCCAAGTGGGCCACCACCGAGTTCGTCCTGACCAACAAGCGGGTGATCTACCGGTACGGCGTGATCGGCAAGAACGGCAAGGAGATCCCTCTCGACAAGATCAACACCGTGTTCTTCGACCAGACGGTGTTCGAGCGCATGATCGGGTGCGGCACGGTGGCCATGGAGTCGGCCGGCGAGTCCGGCAAGGACTCGTTCACGCACATCCGCAAGCCGTCGGTGGTCCAGGGCGAGATCTACCGCCAGATGGAAGAGGACGAGCGCAAGGACCACGAGGCCATCGGGCA
The genomic region above belongs to Acidimicrobiales bacterium and contains:
- a CDS encoding PaaI family thioesterase encodes the protein MTDQPPPASSPPPKTSVHDTVTPEEARRRLTDAWDDGVEHNLTPRHLEMRRLADATRLVIEHLMSTGAPEEALSAAADAVERIAADLDEFPHGSIYEGFAEAANSGANPSMGFFDHSPLIGKANPLASPIEVSIEGDMVVGKATFGSAYEGPPGCVHGGFVAAAFDEILGAAQSMSGLPAMTGTLTIRYRKPTPLHRELRFEGELVEVQGRKVFATGRVYAGDTLTAEAEGIFVTINFDRFKALIDERDQPAG
- a CDS encoding ATP-dependent DNA helicase UvrD2 — protein: MDADGLLEGLNADQRAAVTTDAAPLCILAGAGSGKTRVLTRRIAHRVATGTAEPHRVLALTFTRKAAGELRARLGSLGLRDGVAAGTFHGIALAQLRTRWLERGEPEPTLLDRKFALVARNIPRRSGQREVNPLDAIGEIEWAKARRIAPQDYADEALHHNRRPPLPGREMATVYERYEQDKAKRGLVDFDDLLVLCERALSSDAQFAATQRWRFRHLFVDEFQDVNPLQFALLRAWLGDRTDLCVVGDPRQAIYAWNGADAGYLNQFARHFPGAEVHELRDNYRSTPQILAVANAVIAEREVGAPLRPNRPPGEPPAIVEYADDANEARGIARSVRDTHGPGRPWSDQAVLSRTNAQAALIADALGRVGIPHRVRGGATLTAQPEVKEALRRLRGSRAPFPVALADLEADVSGRFAEETDGGDALPTDEGDEREVPQETEQQEQRRANLAALVQLGNDYVGLDPSASAAGFVQWLNAAARSEDAGGGSDAVEVATFHAAKGLEWPIVHVAGVEAGLVPIGHAKTPDAEAEERRLFYVALTRAERVLRLSWAAERTFGSRRSRRQPSPYLLEVRSVLDALAGGREPVDSLTEVRKERQLLAAQQGTGRRARGAKSPATLSAGDAKVFDALKAWRLEQARAASVPAYVVFPDRTLEAMAVARPRDIAGLLSLPGVGQVKATRYGETLLAVVAEHADA
- a CDS encoding metallopeptidase family protein; its protein translation is MVAVSPERFEELVGDALDGIPDELADLMDNVAVFVEDRSRKRGLLGLYQGIPLTERDAGYGGMVMPDRITIYREPICAMCRTEQEVVEQVRITVVHEVGHHFGISDHRLHELGYG
- a CDS encoding PH domain-containing protein; translated protein: MAYPKNLLIPGEEVVLDLRPHWWFLTPRALLSVAAIVVGIVVLAQGWEGAGASTLNIILGVAILVALVWFLLRLAKWATTEFVLTNKRVIYRYGVIGKNGKEIPLDKINTVFFDQTVFERMIGCGTVAMESAGESGKDSFTHIRKPSVVQGEIYRQMEEDERKDHEAIGHAARGGAGGLSVAEQLEKLHQLHRDGALSDAEYEAQKAKLL